The DNA region tttaattaaataattggggtattttaggagggtgttacattagtggtatcagagcatagtcggtcgagtcgagtcgtaattattctgtttcccctgtacgggataggtgttgtgtaaccctatcagtacttattgttttagtttgtttgggttttcagaatagagatggctggaagaggtagagatgatgctgcgattgctgaggctctgggtatgctagctggagtacttggaggaaatccgaacgttgtgggaatgggagctgctcgtcaactgagtgagttccagaagaacaaccctccaatgttcaagggagcatacgatccagatggcgctcagaagtggttgaaggagatcgagaggatcttccgagtaactgagtgtgccgataaccagaaggtcagattcggtacgcatatgctgtcagaagaagctgatgattggtgggttgctacccgcactgagttggaaattgctgggaatgctgaaatcacttgggctgtgttcagagagagattcttgaggaagtactttccagaagatgtcagaggaaagaaagagatagagtttttggaattgaagcagggtaacaggtctgttactgaatatgctgctaagttcacagagctgtcgaagtattacactccctatgatgaggctgctggagaattttcgaaatgtgtgaagtttgagaacgggttgcgtcccgagatcaaacaggctattggatatcagcggatcagagtgttttctgacttggttgactgttgcaggatttttgaacaggattccaaagccagagcagagagctatcagcaacgggttgatagaaaaggcaagaatcagaatgatcgtggaaaaccgtatgcagctggcaaaggttttcagaagcagagtgggatgaagaggcctagtgggggagactctagtgctcctgttaagtgttatagatgtggtcgggccggacatcgtgtccatgagtgtaccagtgctgagatgaagtgtttcaagtgtggaaaaggtggtcacttggctgcagagtgccggttgaagactgtaacttgtttcaactgtggagagttgggtcatatcagtccacagtgtcctaagccgaagaaagagaatcagtcaggaggcaaggtctttgctttatcgggttctgagacttctgcagatgatcgtttgatccgaggtacgtgttatattaatggctttcctcttgtagctattattgacaccggtgctactcattcctttatatctttggattgtgctgtgaaacttaaattagagatatctgagatgtatggtagtatggtgattgatactcctgcgaagggttcagtgactactacgtcagtttgtttgaattgttctttgagtatttttggtagagactttgggatagaccttgtgtgtcttccactagtgcagattgatgttatcttgggaatgaactggttggtgtttaaccgagtttctatcaactgttttgataagactgtgatatttcctgagagtgaggaaggaaagagtttgtttctatcagcaaggcaggtgaatgaggaagtagcagatggggcagagttgtttatgctgttagcgactttagaggctaaagataaactggtgattggcgatctagccgtggtgtgtgattttcctgatgtgtttcccgaagaagtgaatgaattaccgccagagcgtgaagttgagttctcgattgatttggtacctggtactagaccgatatcgatggctccgtatcgtatgttgctgttgagttagctgaattgaagggtcagctggaagatctgttggataagaagtttattcgtccgagtgtgtcaccgtggggtgcaccagtgttattggttaagaagaaagaaggtactatgaggttgtgtgtggattacaggcaactgaataaagtgacgatcaagaatcggtatcctttgccgaggattgatgatttgatggatcagttggttggtgcaagtgtgttcagcaaaatagatttgagatctgggtatcatcagatacgtgtgaaaactgaggatattcagaagactgctttcagaacaaggtatggacattatgagtattctgtaatgccttttggggtgactaatgcgcctggagtatttatggagtatatgaataggattttccatccgtacctagaccagtttgttgtggtatttattgatgacattttggtgtattcgaaatctgaagaagagcatgctgagcatttgagagtggttttagaagttctacgagaaaagaagttatttgctaaactctctaaatgtgaattttggttagaagaggttagttttcttggtcatgtgatttcaagaggtggtgttgctgttgatccttctaagatagaagcggtatctaagtgggaagctccgaagtcagtttctgagataaggagttttcttggacttgcaggttattataggaagttcattgagggattttctaagttggcgttaccgttgacgatgttgactagaaagggacaagcgtttgtttgggactccaaatgtgaagaaggtttccaagagttaaagagaaggttaactagtgctcctattctgatattaccgagtccgtcagaaccatttgaggtttactgtgatgcttcattgttgggtttgggtggtgtgttgatgcagaataagcaggttatagcttatgcttcgagacagctgagggttcatgaaaggaactatccgacacatgatttagagttggcagctgtggtatttgttctgaagttatggaggcattacttgtatggatcaagatttgaggttttcagtgaccataaaagtttaaagtatttgtttgatcagaaagaactgaatatgagacagaggagatggttagaatttctgaaggattatgactttggtttgaattaccatccgggtaaagcaaatgtagtggctgatgcgctgagtcggaaatcattacatatgtctatgttaatggttaaggaattggatttgattgagcagtttagagacttgagtttggtgtgtgagagtactcacaatagtgttaaattgggaatgttgaaattaacaagtggtattctggatgagatcagagagggtcagaaatccgatatgcttttggttgataagttgactttagtgaatcaaggtcaaggtggtgaattcagagttgatgagaatggtattttgaaatttggtaatcgggtgtgtattccggatgttgccgaacttaagaagagtattctggaggaaggacatcgtagtggcttgagtattcatcctggagctacgaagatgtatcatgatttgaaaaagttattttggtggccgggaatgaagaaagaaattgcgagttttgtttattcctgtttgacttgtcagaagtcaaagattgaacatcagaagccgtctgggctaatgcaaccgttggctattccagagtggaagtgggatagtatcagtatggattttgtttctggtttgccgaggacaaataagaattttgaagccatttgggtgattgttgacaggttgacaaaatcggcttatttcattccgatcagaatggattatccgttagagagattagccgagttgtatattgagaagattgtaagtttgcatggtattccgtctagtattgtttcggacagagatcctagatttacatcgaagttctgggaaggtttgcagagggctttgggaactaagctgagattgagttctgcatatcatccgcagactgatggtcagactgagaggacgattcagtcattagaggatcttttgagagcttgtgttttggaaaagggaggtgcttgggattgttatttgcctttgattgagtttacctacaacaatagttttcattcgagcattggtatggcaccgtttgaagctttgtatggtaggagatgtcggacaccgttatgttggtatgagtccggtgagagtgccgtggttggaccggagattgttcaacaaactacggaaaagattaagatgattcaggagaagatgaggattgctcagagtcgtcagaagagttatcatgataagaggaggaagtcacttgagttccaagagggagatcatgtgtttcttcgtgttactccgataactggtgttggtcgagctttgaagtcgaagaagttgacacctcgatttattggtccttatcagattttggaaaggataggggaggtagcctatcgtgtcgctttaccgccgtcgcttgcgaatttgcatgaggtttttcatgtgtctcagttgaggaggtacattcatgatccgtcgcatgtagtccaagtagatgatgtacaggtgagagataacctgactgttgaaacatcacctatgaggatcgaggatcgagagttgaagcagttgcggggtaaagagattgccttggtgaaggtagcttggggaggaccagcaggtggcaatgtgacttgggaactggagagtaagatgaaggagtcttacccagagttgttcgcttgaggtatgttttcgaggacgaaaactcttttagtgggggagagttgtaacaccccgataataataaaataattatttaaattgagttaataatttatttattaatttaattaaataattggaaattttattattattattggattattattattattattatttggaaaatatataagttggaaataagagaaaagagttcattttggaaaataaggttttacgtgaaaagcagaaagcgatcgtgaaagaggaaaagggcaagaggcagggcaagaggaagaaggttgaagaagagaagagcttggagcttgagattcgccggattaatcaggtaaggggggtttatcgtcgattaatgggtattatgggataatatgtgatgggtagtgataagccgttaatttgaccctaattgggattattgatgctaaagaattatgttggataaattgtatttagactgtaattgaatctgtgtttgggttagttgtgaaattccgaacgtatagctttttacggaatcggaatcggaggtctggaagtcctccaacggcggaaaatgcggagaattctgcattctgccttgtgttagcgcaggaactgctgttttgtctgcgttaaccggttaacccagggtgttaaccggttaacactgttttgaattgtgaaaatgtactgttttgcctgcgttaaccggttaaccctgggcgttaaccggttaacactgttgcgttttgccagaaaatgtgtttttgcctgcgttaaccggttaacccagggcgttaaccggttaacactgttgcagagtggaaaattggctttttaatgttgtgtacataattgagagttggcctatgttggcgtatgatgtaatagggattatttcccgctgttttgagcagtataggtattagtagagtgtgctaatactgtgtttaattgacTTACATGATAATTATGTGTTGATAcatatgttgatgatgtatgatggtatgcataatgatgtgaatgtatgtattatgcatgtatgtgtgaatggactgttgtatggcttagagtgtgagcatatgtccgttgtgaattgttgttgatgctgcattgctagatgattagcgtgcatagcatagcctttggggctgtagctaattcccatggtgaggaattagtgagtgaatcattgtggatttgttgttgatgtttgcatgctagatgattagtgtgcatagtctagccttcggggctgtagctaattcccatggtgaggaattagtgagtgagtcattagatctcaaatgagtgggactagtgagcttagtagccgtatctggagggatcggtgagcttgaactatatgttcaagaatagtcggtaccgcatgtgtggggtctcattgcataatgtatgtatggcgtataatatgaatggatgtattccaatattatacgtgtgtttgtgatgttatggagtatgatttgagattatacttgtgatttatgttggtgtgagtatgatgttgagctgatgtgctgttactgattgtatgttgtgattagggtgattaatgtgttatttacttagcattacatgatatttcataatgcttattatattgattgaggaactcacccttacaactatttttcaggtaacgagaaatgagttgagtagaagcgaatgcttggagtctagtgtagtctccttagtgggtcgtgctctgatagatgtaacatcgggatgggatgttttatattgttgaataatttacatgtgaatgttacatgttttacatgattgaggagatctctatccgctgcgttttatgcaaatatttatgttttggattaataaaagagcatgactgttatattgttgaatggtgtgaataattgtgtgacacccttgaatggcataattactctgaattgttatatgtttattatttttaattaaataattggggtattttaggAGGGTGTTACATTCATGGTCTATGCAAAGATGAAACCACTGCCTGGTAGTTGTTTGAAGATGGAGGAAGAAGACCCGGAGAATCTTTGGCACAAGAGATATGGACATTTAAATAACAAGTACATCCAAATAATGCAGCAAAAACAAATGGTAAAAGGGTTACCAAAGTTGAAAGAAGCAGCCAAAGTTTGCAAGGTATGCAATGTGGGAAAACAGCAGCGGGGGAAATTTCCAAAGAAAAATGGTTGGAGGGCATCGGAGAAATTGGAATTAATTCATGGAGATCTATGTGGACCAATCACTCCAACCTCTCACAGTGGTAAGAGGTATTTGTTAGTGTTTGTAGACGATTTCTCTCGAAAAACTTGGATCTATTTTCTCTCCGATAAAGCAGAATCCTTTGAGGCATTTAAAACCTTCAAAAGTTTTGTTGAAAAGGAAGCAAAAACATCCATTTGCGGACTAAGAACTGACAGGGGAGGAGAATTTACATCAAATAAATTCAACCAGTTCTGCAAGGATTATGGCTTAAGGCGGCAGTTGACAGCAGCATACACTCCACAGCAAAACGGAGTGGCAGAAAGAAGGAATCGAACCATCATGAACATGGTGCGCTGTTTGTTGAATGAGAAGGAGATGCCGAGATCACTATGGCCAGATGCAACGAGATGGACAGCCCACGTCTTGAATCGAAGTCTTACAAAGACGGTAAAAGACATGGTACCTGAAGAAAGGTGGACAGGAATAAAGCCGAAGGTTGACTACTTCAGAGTATTCGGCTCCATTTCACATGTACATGTCCCTGAACATAAAAGAGTTAAACTTGACGATCGAAGTCACAAGTGCATCTTGCTTGGAGTCAGTGACGAATCTAAAGCTTATCGGTTGTATGATCcaataacaaaaaaaataattattagcaGGGATGTCATATTCGAAGAAGGTGGTAAATGGGATTGGAACTTGAGCGCAACAGAGTTAAAGCAAAATGCTCTTGCATGGGGAGATGATGAAGCTGTAACAGAAGAATTTGAAGCGGAATATACTGATAGTGATGTTGAAGAAAGTGAATGCGACAGGACAAAGGAGCTCCCAGAAGCTGGACAGTCATCACCAGAAGAACAAACAAGAGGGAGAGAAGAAAGCCTAGTTGGATGAATAACTATGAAAGCGGCGAAGGCTTGTCTGAAGAAGAGGAACTAGAACAAAACTTAGCCTTTTATATCTCTCATGATGATCCAGTAAGCTTTGATGAAGCTGTGAAGGAAGAAAAATGGCAGGAGGCCATGAAGCTGGAAATTCAAGCTATTGAGAGAAATCAGACTTGGGAGCTTGTGTCACTGCCACATCAAGCAAAGAAAATTGGGGTTAAGTGGGTatacaaaacaaaattaaatgAAGAAGGCAAGGTGGATAAATGCAAAGCTAGACTCGTCGCCAAAGGGTATTCGCAAACAGCGGGAGTAGACTATAATGAAGTGTATGCGCCAGTGGCTCGTTGGGATACCATCAGAATTCTCTTGGCAGTAGCAGCTCAGCATGGTTGGTGCGTTTACCAGCTTGACGTTAAAAGTGCTTTTCTGTACGGCGAATTAAAGGAGGAGGTATACATCGATCAACCGGAAGGGTTCATCAAAAGGGGTGAGGAAGATAAGGTGTATCGGCTGAAGAAGGCTCTCTATGGCTTAAAGCAAGCCCCGAGAGCTTGGTTTAGCAGAATTGAGGGTCACTTTAAGAAGGAAGGGTTTCAAAAAAGCAACTATGATCACACCTTGTTCTTGAAGAAAAATAGAAACAAACTATTGGTGGTAAGTCTTTACGTTGACGATTTAATATATACAGGAAATGATGAGCATATGTGCATAGAGTTCAAGTTGTCAATGCAGAAGGAGTTCGAGATGACCGACTTGGGAAAAATGAAGATTTTTCTTGGAGTTGAAATCAATCAGCGTAAGGACGGGATTCATTTGTGCCAAAAGAAGTATGCTAAGGAAGTCTTGCAAAGGTTCCATATGTGGAGTTGTAATGCTGTCAAGAATCCAATAGTTCCTGGTACTGTTTTGTCAAGGGAAGGCAGCAACAAAGATGTTGATGCAATGTTGTACAAACAATTGGTAGGGTGCTTAATGTATCTAACGGTAACGCGTCCGGATTTGATGTTTGTGGTATGCTTAATCTCTCGTTATATGGCTGAACCTAAAGAAGAACACATGATGATTGCTAAAAGGGTACTAAGGTACTTGAAAGGAACACTGGAGCTGGGAATTTTTTACAAGAGAAGCACGGATGCGAATCTGTTGGGATACACAGACAGCGACTATGCACGAGATGTAGACGATAGAAAAAGTACTTCGGGCTACGTCTTTCTACTAAGTGGTGCAGCTATTTGTTGGAGTTCAAGAAAACAAGGGATTGTGACTCTCTCATCTACAGAGGCTGAGTATGTAGCTGCCACTGCCTGTGCATGTCATTGCGTCTGGCTGAAAGGAATTTTGAAAGAGTTAAGCGTCAAAGACTGTAATTGCATTCACATAATGTGTGATAACAGTTCAGCAATTAAACTATCCAAGAATCCCGTTATGCATCGAAGGACAAAACACATTGATGTTAGATATCATTATCTACGCAATTTATCAAGTGAAGGAACTGTGAAGTTAGCATTTTGTGGAACTGATGATCAAGTGGCAGACATAATGACTAAACCTATTAAGTTGGATCAGTTTGTGAAACTTAGAGGTTTGCTTGGTGTTCGACGACCTGAGGAGTAAACTGATGCTAGTTAAGCATGTGTCAGTTTAAGGGGAGGAATTTGTTGGGTTTACGGTTAGCTAAAGAATAGGTCTAAATAAGCTAGTTTCTAGGAGTTGATATATTCCAGTTTGTTATAATTTATTTTCCTTATTTTTCTCTATTGCAGTTGCATTCAAATTGTAAGGCTTTATAAAAGCCAGCGTAGTCTTTTGAATATAGCATCAAACATTCTAGCTTCCATTTTCTATTCTGTTTCCTTTATGTCATGCCATTGACTATTTTCTTcgttttattataattttaaaattaagTTGCATCCATTGATAAGTTGCACTGTGTCATTGAATGAATACATGCCTAGCTTCATCTATACATCTAATTTAATTAAAGTAATCGGTGCCAAACAAGAAAAAAGACTTTCATTTGGCCATATGCAAACGTTTATTTAAGGTCATATTAATATGTTACACTTTTTTTAAGATCATTTAAGTACACAACCCTGGTCATTAATATGTAACGGAAAAAGAAAACTTTAGTATATTAAATAAGAATTGTTACATACCATCAATTCAACTTAATGAATTTGAATATTTGAGTTTCGCTATAATGATATATAAAGTGGTGATACTATTATACCAGATCACCAAACAACTTTCTTCCATAACAAAATTGTAAAAATGATCAACAACATGATGTTcttattatttttgttttctaCGACTGTTATTAGCCATAGAGTTGATGATAGTGATATTACATTGAAAGAAGATTTTGAGTTGGGAAAACACCTCAAACTTATTAATAAACCTCCTATCAAGAGTATTCATGTAAATTATTCTCATATattaaatttttgttttttatcCTCTATATAAAATGTGATTATGTCTTTTCTTATGTTTGTTTCGGATGGTTTTTATAGACAGAATTTGGATATATAGTTGATTGTGTTGATATTAAAAAACAACCTGCATTTGATCATCCTTTATTAAAGAATCATAAATTACAGGTATTATATTCTTCAATTTAATTAATTTGTCTTTCTTATAATGCACATTTTGTATTTTAATATTGCTTTATTTTATCTTTCTTTTGTTGTAGACACGACCAAGTTTTTACTCAAAAATAGAAGATAGAGGTGTGAATATTTCATCAACTAAAACAAACTTTGTACTTAATAAAGTCAATTGTCCTAAAGGATTTGTTCCTATTCGGAGAACAACAAAAGAAGATCTCAAACGTACTAAATCTTTTTTGAATTATAATATTTTAGCTACAGCTACTACTCACGTAAGTTTTCTCTTAAACAACTAATTTAAAATATTTGATTTGTCTTAataaatgttatttttaaataatatttttatttctttttacTCGTCCTTAtcatatttttatattttgtcaataatatccttaattttaattatttatcTTATTCATATTTTGTCGCTAACTATGACTTTAAACTGCCATGTTCTTACTTTATAGATATGAATATCAATCCATGTTTCAGTTTTTGATTATGATTAGCTATTGATTTTATAGAAAGCGGAAGTATTTCTCAAGTATATTACTGGTGATAATTATTATGGAATAATGGGAACTACTAGTGTATATAATCCAAGGTGTAGTATTGCTCAAGCTAGCTCATCTAATATATATGTTCGAAATGGAGAAGGAGGCACTTTTAATCAAATTCTTATTGGATGGCATGTGAGTTTAAATTTATTATAATATAATAACAAGTTATTTCCATTAATCAATAGTATTTTTGTTATAAAGAAGACTACTAATTTCTGATACAAATTTCTGTTAGGTATTTCCCCACGTATACGGTGATGATCGGACATATGCTTTCGCAGCATG from Lathyrus oleraceus cultivar Zhongwan6 chromosome 1, CAAS_Psat_ZW6_1.0, whole genome shotgun sequence includes:
- the LOC127115761 gene encoding uncharacterized protein LOC127115761 — its product is MINNMMFLLFLFSTTVISHRVDDSDITLKEDFELGKHLKLINKPPIKSIHTEFGYIVDCVDIKKQPAFDHPLLKNHKLQTRPSFYSKIEDRGVNISSTKTNFVLNKVNCPKGFVPIRRTTKEDLKRTKSFLNYNILATATTHKAEVFLKYITGDNYYGIMGTTSVYNPRCSIAQASSSNIYVRNGEGGTFNQILIGWHVFPHVYGDDRTYAFAAWTSDGFVRTGCYNLQCRGFVQIHSQYHIGAVVSKTSVYGGDMVEMPISIVQDERSKNWWITINGKAVGYYPQALFNNLKTANQVGWGGATIAVGAPSPQMGSGSFPDRNFEHACYFKNIGYQNETNSAYYGPDQYAAHIYHDAPECFGVDYYGKQKSPFGYSLQFGGPGGRCGGYF